A genomic segment from Colletotrichum higginsianum IMI 349063 chromosome 5, whole genome shotgun sequence encodes:
- a CDS encoding Glycolate oxidase has protein sequence MVVNGTEVAKNNTRDSCWVVVHGQVWDVTEFLNEHPGGANLIIKCAGRDATEDYDSIHNPDLITETLSPDRCLGPVDPATLPRPQEPSIDAAAKSEPAAYPHLGAIINVDDFERVAERYLSPMGWAYYSSGAEDERSLHDSRRVFRKLALRPRILRDVDSVCTATTILGLPSSLPIYISPTGQAKYAHPEAETLLSRAAGEEGIVYCMPTKPSSSIESIFGARANEAQPLFFQLYVDRNRDKAQATIRKAERLGARAIFVTVDSPVIGKRERDERLTVGDEPFSEPGGVAKTTASGLLNAGLTWDDLTWIRETTPLPIVIKGVQSVEDALIAHERGVDGVVLSNHGGRSQDTAQSPMVTLLEIRRYAPHLLAPGTRARFQVFVDGGIRRGTDVLKALALGATAVGIGRPFLYSMTAGYGEAGVRRLVRILRHELETNMALAGAKTVGDIVPEMVNSERAEKEVTGRVKL, from the exons ATGGTTGTGAACGGGACAGAAGTGGCAAAGAACAACACCAGAGACTCATGCTGGGTCGTGGTCCACGGTCAGGTTTGGGATGTGACAG AGTTCCTCAACGAGCACCCCGGCGGCGCAAACCTCATCATCAAATGCGCCGGCCGGGACGCGACGGAGGACTACGACTCCATTCACAACCCGGATCTCATCACAGAAACACTCTCCCCGGACCGCTGTCTGGGGCCCGTGGACCCGGCAACCCTACCGAGGCCGCAGGAGCCGTCGATAGACGCCGCCGCAAAGTCTGAGCCGGCGGCGTACCCGCACCTCGGtgccatcatcaacgtcgacgaCTTTGAAAGGGTCGCGGAGAGGTACCTCTCGCCCATGGGCTGGGCCTACTACTCCTCCGGCGCGGAGGACGAGCGGAGCCTGCACGACTCCCGCCGCGTCTTTCGGAAGCTTGCCCTCCGGCCGCGGATCCTGCGCGACGTCGACTCCGTCTGCACAGCGACCACCATCCTCGGTCTCCCGTCCTCGTTGCCGATCTACATCTCGCCGACGGGGCAGGCGAAGTACGCCCACCCGGAGGCCGAGACGCTGctctcgagggcggcgggagaggaggggatCGTGTACTGCATGCCCACgaagccgagctcgtcgattGAGAGCATCTTCGGGGCCAGGGCGAACGAGGCGCAGCCGCTGTTCTTCCAGCTGTACGTCGACCGGAACCGGGACAAGGCGCAGGCCACGATCCGCAAAGCCGAGCGGTTAGGCGCGCGGGCGATCTTCGTGACCGTCGACTCGCCCGTCATCGGGAAGCGCGAGCGCGACGAGCGCCTGACCGTCGGGGACGAGCCCTTCTCGGAGCCCGGCGGGGTGGCCAAGACCACGGCGTCGGGGCTGTTGAACGCCGGGCTGACGTGGGACGACCTCACATGGATCAGGGAGACGACGCCGCTGCCCATCGTGATCAAGGGCGTCCAGTCGGTGGAAGACGCGCTCATCGCCCAcgagcgcggcgtcgacggcgtcgtgctATCGAACCACGGCGGGAGGTCGCAGGACACGGCACAGTCGCCCATGGTGACGCTCCTCGAGATCCGGCGGTACGCGCCGCACCTGCTCGCCCCGGGGACGAGGGCCAGGTTCCAGGtgttcgtcgacggcggcatccgaCGCGGGACGGACGTCCTCAAGGCGCTGGCGCTCGGGGCGACGGCCGTGGGCATCGGGAGGCCGTTCCTGTactcgatgacggcggggTATGGGGAGGCCGGTGTGAGGCGGCTGGTGCGGATCTTGAGGCACGAGTTGGAGACGAACATGGCGCTCGCCGGGGCGAAGACCGTCGGGGACATCGTGCCTGAGATGGTGAACAGTGAGCGAGCGGAGAAGGAGGTTACGGGGAGAGTGAAGCTGTAG
- a CDS encoding TNA1 is necessary for nicotinic acid import into the cell, which translates to MDVEKTDRSSDQVEDISAEKQSSHAGNLIMPASLAALGQEEYEKVGKRATLKMDMVIMPIMVIMYVRTDGVSPQVNYLDRQNIASAKLANITTDLDLSEVEYQTTVSILFVGYILMQVPSNMIVGKIKWPGVYICAGMAAWGVISTLMAVVHNYEGLLMARFFLGFVEAIFFPGALYFLSLFYNRKQFALRTAILYSGSQLGNAFGGLFAIGILNLDGVRGLAGWRWLFLVEGVITVGLAIPFACILPNSNKKIPTLTQLECEWVQYNFAVDQGQEDDSGEVTALKGFMMAVTDPKTWMLMGVLYSTYIVGAVANFFPSVVGGLGFSRTMTYALTAPPFILCVFTMLLNGFHSDRKQERYLHIVVPLCVTLVANVIAVSTINIAARYVAMMLLPGSFYAAAVVVLSWIMGSLSQPSAKRASAIALINAMCNTPNVWGSYLYYGAPRYVSAFIVNIAATGLAIAFATGTRIWLRRVNAKLDRGEDTGKHGPTQAQVAGGFRYLL; encoded by the exons ATGGACGTGGAGAAGACCGACCGGTCTTCGGATCAGGTCGAGGACATCAGCGCCGAGAAGCAGAGCAGCCATGCCGGCAACCTCATCATGCCCGCCAGCCTGGCGGCTCTGGGCCAAGAGGAGTATGAGAAGGTGGGAAAGCGGGCGACGTTGAAGATGGACATGGTGATCATGCCAATCATGGTAATCATGTACGTCC GAACTGACGGGGTGAGCCCTCAAGTCAACTATCTCGACCGCCAGAACATAGCGAGCGCGAAGCTGGCCAACATCACCACGGACTTGGACCTAAGCGAGGTCGAGTACCAGACCACCGTCAGCATCCTCTTCGTCGGTTACA TCCTCATGCAGGTCCCCTCCAACATGATCGTCGGCAAGATCAAGTGGCCCGGCGTGTACATCTGCGCCGGCATGGCCGCCTGGGGCGTCATCTCGACGCTGATGGCGGTGGTGCACAACTACGAGGGCCTGCTGATGGcgcgcttcttcctcggcttcgtcgaggccatcttcttccccgGCGCGCTGTACTTCCTCTCGCTGTTCTACAACCGGAAGCAGTTCGCCCTGCGCACCGCCATCCTCTACTCGGGCTCGCAGCTGGGCAACGCCTTTGGCGGCCTGTTTGCCATTGGCATCCTGAACCTGGACGGCGTCAGGGGTCTGGCCGGTTGGCGATGG CTattcctcgtcgagggcgtcatcaccgtcggcctcgccatcccCTTTGCCTGCATTCTGCCCAACTCCAACAAGAAGATCCCCACCCTCACGCAGCTCGAGTGCGAGTGGGTGCAGTACAACTTCGCCGTGgaccagggccaggaggaCGACTCGGGAGAGGTCACGGCCCTCAAGGGCTTCATGATGGCCGTCACGGACCCCAAGACTTGGATGCTGATGGGGGTTCTCTACTCG ACGTACATCGTCGGTGCCGTGGCCAACTTCTTCccctccgtcgtcggcggcctcggttTCTCCCGCACCATGACCTACGCCCTCACGGCGCCCCCCTTCATCCTCTGCGTCTTCACCATGCTCCTCAACGGCTTCCACTCGGACCGCAAGCAGGAGCGCTACCTGCACATCGTGGTGCCCCTGTGCGTCaccctcgtcgccaacgtcatcgccgtctcgACCATCAACATCGCGGCGCGCTACGTGGCcatgatgctgctgccgggctccttctacgccgccgccgtcgtcgtgctgTCGTGGATCATGGGCAGCCTGTCGCAGCCGTCGGCGAAGCGGGCGTCGGCCATCGCGCTCATCAACGCCATGTGCAACACGCCCAACGTCTGGGGCAGCTACCTGTACTACGGCGCGCCGAGGTACGTCTCGGCCTTCATCGTCAACATCGCGGCGACGGGGCTCGCCATCGCGTTcgcgacggggacgaggatCTGGCTGCGGAGGGTGAACGCCAAGCTGGACCGCGGCGAGGACACCGGCAAGCATGGGCCGACGCAGGCGCAGGTTGCCGGGGGTTTCAGATATCTCCTCTGA
- a CDS encoding Lipoyl synthase translates to MSSSMAPLARVQAPLRRALASSARSRAFATVPPTLGTTSEASSQPPKSVARRPTYFKDKTVASLDDFIGGGGAAAAKGTLTDAEAYEIRTVEVTGPTGKKKTITRLPEWLKTPIPAGNENYKAIKKDLRGLGLHTVCEEAKCPNISECWGGSSKSAATATIMLMGDTCTRGCRFCSVKTNRAPAPLDPHEPEHTAEALARWGLGYVVLTSVDRDDLADGGARHFAETISKIKAKKPSLLVEALTGDFMGDLDMVRIVAESGLDVYAHNVETVEALTPYVRDRRATFRQSTKVLAHVKEVKPEMITKTSLMLGLGEQEEEIMDALRQLRQANVDVVTFGQYMRPTKRHLKVEKYVTPDEFEMWKQRALDMGFLYCASGPLVRSSYKAGEAFIENVLRKRAGEKAAMAGSKQLGQTVALEEGFKTL, encoded by the exons ATGTCATCGTCCATGGCGCCCCTCGCGCGCGTCCAGGCGCCCCTCCGACGCGCCCTTGCCTCGTCGGCTCGCTCCCGAGCTTTCGCCACCGTCCCTCCCACGCTCGGCACAACATCCGAGGCGTCATCACAGCCCCCGAAATCCGTCGCGCGCCGGCCGACGTACTTCAAAGACAAGACGGTCGCCTCGCTGGACGacttcatcggcggcggcggcgccgccgcagcaaAGGGCAccctcaccgacgccgaggcgtACGAGATCCGTACCGTcgaggtgacgggcccgacgggcaagaagaagaccatCACGAGGCTGCCCGAGTGGCTCAAGACGCCGATCCCCGCAGGCAACGAGAACTACAAAGCCATCAAGAAGGACCTGcgcggcctgggcctgcaCACGGTGTGCGAGGAGGCCAAGTGCCCCAACATCTCGGAGTGTTGGGGCGGGTCGTCCAAGAGcgcagcgacggcgaccatCATGCTTATGGGTGACACGTGCACGCGCGGCTGCCGGTTCTGCAGTGTCAAGACAAAccgcgcgccggcgccgctggACCCGCACGAGCCGGAGCAcacggccgaggcgctggCGCGGTGGGGCTTGGGCTACGTCGTGCTGACGTCGGTCGACCgcgacgacctggccgacggcggcgcgcggcACTTCGCCGAGACCATCAGCAAgatcaaggccaagaagccgagCCTGCTGGTCGAGGCGCTGACTGGCGACTTCATGGGCGACCTGGACATGGTGCGCATCGTGGCCGAGAGCGGGCTCGACGTGTACGCGCACAACGTCGAGACGGTCGAGGCGTTGACGCCGTACGTGCGGGACCGCCGGGCGACGTTCCGGCAGAGCACAAAGGTGCTGGCGCACGTCAAGGAGGTGAAACCCGAGATGATTACCAAGACGAGCCTGATgctgggcctgggcgagcaggaggaggagatcatGGATGCACTGAGGC AACTTCGCCAGGCCAACGTCGATGTCGTTACGTTCGGGCAGTACATGCGGCCGACGAAGAGGCACCTCAAGGTCGAGAAGTACGTGACGCCGGACGAGTTCGAGATGTGGAAGCAGCGCGCGCTGGACATGGGCTTCCTGTACTGCGCCAGCGGGCCGCTCGTACGCAGCAGCTacaaggcgggcgaggcctTCATCGAGAACGTGCTGCGCAAGAGGGCGGGCGAgaaggcggccatggcggggAGCAAGCAGCTCGGCCAGACGGTCGCGCTGGAGGAGGGCTTCAAGACGTTATAA
- a CDS encoding Glucan 1,3-beta-glucosidase, protein MRVATAFWLAAATLAKAAYWMEDIDHQGISAYHPDPNYKVFRNVKDFGAKGDGVTDDTAAINEAISSGQRCEPGKCKGETTSPATVYFPPGTYLISGSIIDFFYTQIIGDPTDRPVIKAAANFPTNTTLGLLDGNQYGANGLAWGATNVFFRQVRNLIFDTTDIPASASALAIHWPSSQATSITNCVFRLAEGADSKHVGLFIEEGSGGLLNDLDFYGGQYGANFGNQQYTLRGARFFNAQVAINQLWDWGWTYKSIYVENCGTGIRMQDNSTTSITLIDSQFVNVKTAIRTSRDPGAKVPSTAGTLVLENVAFSNVGAALIGPKNNTIIPGTSGTILNHGFAMGHVYTPTGPTDYTGGDASYFPVYPALLASSSTNGTKYYERSKPHYEDVPASCFISARSFGAKGDGTTDDTVALNNLFNYVTADPSAYLVAFVDAGTYYVSDTVFIPPGARIVGEALASIIMGGGARFQDITRPHPVVKVAIPGQCGSIEWSDMIVSTRGAAPGAKVIEYNLNTLGGEPSGMWDVHVRVGGFAGTQQQLAQCPTTPNATVTAETVDGNCVAAWMSMHLTRASSNVWMENCWLWIADHDLEDPDYKQVTVYAGRGLLVESTNGRVWLSASGSEHHTLYQYQLFKTRDVYMGQVQSETPYYQPNPPATIPFPRVQGYHDPDFEADCRGRQGKGPGAPTCAMAWGLRIISSRNVVAFGAGHYSFFNNYNTSCSQIGAGARCQQRIVDVRDAPGNCTATDDVNIYNLQIVGTRAMVTRDGTDVAFYKDNIAGFTAGIALYQH, encoded by the exons ATGCGAGTCGCAACCGCGTTCTGGCTCGCGGCAGCCAccctcgccaaggccgcgtACTGGATGGAAGACATCGATCACCAGGGCATCTCGGCATACCACCCGGACCCGAACTACAAAGTCTTCCGCAACGTCAAGGACTTCGGTgccaagggcgacggcgtcacgGACGATACGGCCGCCATCAACGAGGCCATCTCCTCGGGCCAGAGATGCGAGCCGGGGAAGTGCAAGGGcgagacgacgtcgccggctaCCGTCTACTTCCCCCCTGG AACCTACCTCATCTCGGGCTCCATCATCGACTTCTTTTACACTCAAATCATCGGCGACCCGACTGACAGGCCCGTgatcaaggccgccgccaactttcccaccaacaccaccctcggccttcttgacggAAACCAG TACGGCGCAAACGGCCTGGCATGGGGTGCTACCAACGTCTTCTTCAGACAAGTCCGCAACCTCATCTTCGACACCACCGACATCCCGGCGTCCGCGTCGGCTCTTGCGATCCACTGGCCGTCGTCTCAGGCCACCTCCATCACCAACTGTGTCttccgcctcgccgagggcgcggacAGCAAGCACGTTGGTCTCTTCATCGAGGAGGGCTCCGGCGGGCTTTTGAACGACCTGGACTTTTACGGAGGGCAGTACGGCGCCAACTTTGGCAACCAGCAGTACACCCTTCGCGGCGCTC GCTTCTTCAACGCCCAGGTAGCCATTAACCAGCTGTGGGACTGGGGCTGGACGTACAAGAGCATCTACGTCGAGAACTGCGGCACCGGCATCCGCATGCAGGACAACAGCACCACGTCCATCACCCTGATCGACTCGCAGTTCGTCAACGTCAAGACGGCCATCCGCACGAGCCGCGACCCGGGCGCCAAGgtgccctcgacggccggcACCCTGGTCTTGGAGAACGTCGCCTTCTccaacgtcggcgccgccctcatCGGTCCCAAGAACAACACCATCATCCCGGGAACCTCGGGGACCATCCTCAACCATGGCTTCGCCATGGGCCACGTCTACACGCCCACCGGCCCCACGGACTACACGGGCGGCGACGCTTCCTACTTCCCCGTCTACCCGGCGCTCCtggcgtcctcctcgactaACGGCACCAAGTACTACGAGCGCTCCAAGCCGCACTACGAGGACGTCCCCGCGAGCTGCTTCATCTCGGCTCGCTCCTTCGGCGCCAAGGGCGATGGCACAACGGACGACACGGTGGCGCTCAACAACCTCTTCAACTACGTTACCGCCGACCCGTCGGCCTacctcgtcgccttcgtcgacgccggcacgTACTACGTCTCCGACACCGTCTTCATCCCGCCCGGCGCGcgcatcgtcggcgaggcgctggcctccatcatcatgggcggcggcgcccggTTCCAGGACATTACGCGGCCGCACCCGGTCGTCAAGGTCGCCATCCCCGGCCAATGCGGCTCCATCGAGTGGTCCGACATGATCGTCTCGACgcgcggcgcggcgcccGGCGCCAAGGTGATCGAGTACAACCTCAACacgctcggcggcgagccgtCGGGCATGTGGGACGTCCACGTCCGCGTCGGCGGGTTCGCCGGcacgcagcagcagctcgcgcagtgcccgacgacgcccaACGCCACCGtcacggccgagacggtcgacGGCAACTGCGTCGCCGCATGGATGAGCATGCACCTCACGCGCGCGAGCTCCAACGTGTGGATGGAGAACTGCTGGCTCTGGATCGCCGAccacgacctcgaggacccGGACTACAAGCAGGTCACCGTCtacgccggccgcggcctgctcgtcgagTCCACCAACGGCCGCGTCtggctctcggcctcgggcaGCGAGCACCACACGCTCTACCAGTACCAGCTCTTCAAGACGCGCGACGTCTACATGGGCCAGGTGCAGTCCGAGACGCCGTACTACCAGCCGAACCCGCCCGCGACGATCCCCTTCCCGCGCGTCCAGGGGTATCACGACCCGGACTTCGAGGCCGACTGCCGGGGCCGCCAGGGGAAGGGACCGGGCGCGCCGACGTGCGCGATGGCGTGGGGCCTGCGCATCATCAGCAGCCGcaacgtcgtcgccttcgggGCCGGGCACTACTCCTTCTTCAACAACTACAACACGTCGTGCAGCCagatcggcgccggcgcgcggTGCCAGCAGAGGATCGTCGACGTCCGGGACGCGCCGGGCAACTGCACGGCGACGGACGACGTGAACATCTACAACCTGCAGATCGTCGGCACGCGGGCCATGGTCACCCGGGACGGAACGGACGTGGCCTTTTACAAGGACAACATCGCCGGGTTCACGGCGGGCATTGCGCTGTATCAGCACTGA
- a CDS encoding Deoxyribose-phosphate aldolase → MAYDQRAKRRKTDDEGYVDTTRMSSKFQPYEGGRAWTVSVAIPSSILTDAITAERRTAVAGRIARALAVFSVDEIVLFDDSPVESRPKNVDTKAYTGDVDGCHFLEHLLGYLEVPPFMRKMLFPLHANLRLANQLPALEMPHHPNPADWLPYREGVASKGVPQGTMIDVGLKNHVLIEDEVPPNTRVTLSYPDYNTDKAEACDPSAPREEGGYYWGYQVRRANSLSSVFTECKYEGGYDVSIGTSERGRSLSDAFPSAAPLDFKHLLIVFGGPRGIEYAALNDKELEGMEMTPAKARELFDHWVDVLPGQGSRTIRTDEAIWVALTSLRRLWVEV, encoded by the exons ATGGCGTACGATCAAAGAGCAAAG AGGAGAAagaccgacgacgaaggctACGTCGACACAACGAGGATGTCGTCCAAGTTCCAACCCTACGAGGGCGGTAGAGCTTGGACAGTCTCAGTCGCGATTCCGAGCAGCATTCTCACAGA TGCCATAACAGCCGAGCGCCGCactgccgtcgccggccgtATCGCCCGagccctcgccgtcttctccgtcgACGAGATCGTCCTCTTCGACGACAGCCCCGTTGAGTCCCGTCCCAAGAACGTCGACACGAAGGCCTACaccggcgacgtcgacggctgCCACTTCCTCGAGCACCTCCTCGGCTACCTCGAAGTGCCGCCCTTCATGCGCAAGATGCTCTTCCCGCTCCACGCGAACCTGCGCCTCGCCAACCAGCTTCCCGCGCTCGAGATGCCACACCACCCGAACCCTGCCGACTGGCTGCCGTAccgcgagggcgtcgccagCAAGGGGGTGCCCCAGGGCACCATGATCGACGTCGGGCTGAAGAACCATGTCCTGATCGAAGACGAGGTGCCCCCGAACACGCGCGTGACGCTGTCGTACCCGGACTACAACACCGACAAGGCGGAGGCATGCgatccgtcggcgccgagggaaGAGGGCGGCTACTACTGGGGCTACCAGGTGCGGCGCGCCAACTCGCTGTCGTCGGTGTTCACCGAGTGCAAGTACGAGGGCGGCTACGACGTCAGCATCGGCACGTCGGAGCGCGGGCGCTCCCTCTCGGACGCGTTCCCCAGCGCGGCGCCCTTGGACTTCAAGCACCTGCTCATCGTGTTCGGCGGGCCTAGAGGCATCGAATACGCGGCGCTGAAcgacaaggagctcgagggcaTGGAGATGACCccggcgaaggcgagggagCTGTTCGACCACTGGGTGGACGTGCTGCCTGGGCAGGGAAGCCGCACCATCCGGACGGACGAGGCCATCTGGGTGGCGCTTACGAGCCTGAGGAGGCTGTGGGTTGAGGTCTGA